ACACAACTAGTCCCCGGGGTAGTTAGATGCTACAAGAGTAGTCGGCGGCGTTTGCGGCCTTGTGACGTCTGTTTGTAGTAATTTTGGAAGCCTGTTCGAGAATCTATCTTTTTTGGTCAGTTTTTATAGACAGCTGGCAGAAAAAAGCAGAAAACAGCAGAAAGAGGTTCTGAATTGGACTTTTCTATGTGTAACCTGGATGTAATCCCGGCTATTAGTATCGGCCTACAGGACAAAATGCAACGCTCTGTCTGGAAGAGATTAAATTTAAAGGATATACTCAGCGCATCAGAAGATGCATAGAAGCCACGTCAAGCACCTCCATCCCTCATGCAAAAACCAAAAGATAGGGCGCAAAGGGTATCCTCGTTTTATTCGCTATCTGTATCTCACCACCTCGAGCACGCACTAGTGGGCACCTAAATGACGATATCCTAGCAAAAAGTGGCAGAGCGCACCAACAAGAATCCAAGCCGGGGGAAAAGCAAGGGGAAAGCAGTCATAAATGGCCTGTTTTGTTTTACATGTCGCCGCGATCGAATCGACTCAGGACCTCGGGCGGAACTGTGGGTATGTACTTGCGGGCTCGTTCGCGGTTCGTGCCACCAAAGCCGGCGCCGTAGGTGACCAGCATGTCTGTACTGGTGGGAAGGGAGAAGGGGAGGAAAAGGGTGGGGTCGACGAAGACACTATTGCCGCCACCGGGGCGCTCGTCGCTCCTGGTGGCGACCATACTTGTACGTTGAGATGATGCACCAGCGGAGCCCGGGGATGTTCCAGTATCAGGAGATGTGGGTGCTGCGGAGGGCTGGTCCTTTGGTGTCTCTGGACGAGCATCTGCGGCAGCTTGGGGCCTTGGTCGAGCTGCCGCCGTcaccttctcttcttgaaTTTGCTGTTGCTCGCGGTGTAGAACTTCGGGGTCATTTTGCATATCGAGAAGGAAATTCATTGCTTGCTTGGTCAGGCCTTTCTCGCCTACTTCTGGGCGGTATGACTTGACTGCATGCATGAGCTGGGCGGGGGTGAGTTGTTGGAATTGGAGCAGGGTTGTTACGAGAGATTCGTGGTCATCGCCGAGCGAGGAGAAGCATTGCAACCATTGGAGGAGTTGGATGAGCGGGGCTAGATGTCGACGCGCAGCGTCCATTGTAGACTCTCCGGTGCTGTTGGTTGATCCATTTTCGTAATGTTCCGGCACGCGGTTGTTTGTGCGTGCCCAATCCTCTAGTGATGAAACGTTCATGCGAATCTGCATCGCCTTTGTGCGCGCCAAGTAACGTTTCGTGCTCATGATTCGGTTAAAAATCTCGGCACTGAGCCAGTAGAAAAGTTGGGAGAGGATCTGGGTCGTGATCACCGAGTGAACATCGTATAGGTCAAGTACAAAGAGGGTCGATGATAGTAAAGAGGTGATGTTCCGAGGCGAGATTTGTGCTCGTCGCCGCGGTGATGGAGGCCGGAATCGCTTCTCGTCAGGCTCGGGATTTTTGCTTTTATTTTTGCGGAACAGCTTCCACTCGTTTTGGAAGGCAACATCTTCCAGTCCAGGGATGGTCTCATGGTCCAGCATTGCCGCATCCAGGACTTTGTTCATTCGGCGCTCGGCGTCACGAATGACCAGAACGAATATCTCGTTGATCAGCTCGGCTAGATGGAGCTGAAACTCAACGGTAGATTCCACTAAGCCTCCATCCTTCTTCAGGTAATGGAGCAGAAGCGTGGCATTTGACAGCCAAAAGGCTTGCATCGTCATATCCCACTGGTAACGTTCTACAACGTCATTAATCTTCTCCATTGCAGATGATAGCAGAGTTGTGAGCAGCTCGGGGCTGGCATGATAGTGTGCGTAACGGGCGctgagaaagagaagatttGCAGGCACTGGCTTTTGGGAAGGAGACCGCTGGGGAGTCAtgttggtgatgatgatatcCAGAATGCGCTCTAGTTCGTTATCCTGGAAGACAAACATCTGATCATTCAGACATCTGTCCCAGACAAATTCCTGCTGATCTTCCCCGaactcatcctcatcgaaCGGCTACGCCATGAAAGAACTCATATCAGTCAAGCTCAACCCCTGAGGTTCACGAAACCAACTGACCTCGAATTTTTCGTCAAGCCCAAGACTGGATAAATCGACCTCCAGATTGATTGCGCTCTCTTCCATCATCATTCGTCGTTTCATCTCGCTCTCCGCTAGCTCTTCTTCGAAACGACCATGCGCCAATCCAGCATCATAGAAGTCATCATAGATATTACCAGAGCCAAAACTATAACCGTTTTCATGCAAATATTCAGAAATCTCACTACCGGGCTGGGTGAAATCAAATGCCCTACCACCGGATGACGACTTGATATCCGGCGATGCACCGTTATCAAGAAGAATCTTCGCTATCGTTTTATGTCTATTGGTCATGGCCCACATCAAAGCACTCCACTGGTTGCGATCCTGTCGGTCGACGAGGGCACCGGCGACAATGAGCGCAGCAACGACTTCTTGATGACCCTGTTACAAACCGTTAGCCTTGCATCAATAATTTGCATATAGTTGTAACACACAAAGCAACTAGCATAAATCAGCGGCACAGTCCCCTCCTCATCGGGCTTATTGACGTCGACAAAAGTCCTTGCCTGGCCCTGTACCAGTTTCCGCACGCGCTCCACATCACCATTGCTGGCCGCCATGTTCAAGCTCTTCTGGAGTATATCGCGCTTCTCATCATCAGACAAGTTCTCGTCGGCAGCAATTGTCTCTTCGTCTGCAGTAAGTGAATCTACCTCCCGATGGGCAGCTTGGGCAGCAAGCATCTCCATTAGTCGGGCGTCACTATCTTCAAGGTCGCGCCCATAGTGAGCTCGCAGTTCGTGCTCATCATCGTGTGAATGATCGTCGAGGGCTAGGCTGAAGGATAATGGTTTTGCGGCGACTGGCGCGGTCAGGTATTGTGATTGACCTGTTCGACAATTAGAATTTGAAGCTTGGACCCAGACGCAGCCGATGAAAATTTTCATCGTACAACGTTTCAAGAATAAAAATAGTTTGATTTCCTGCGCCGGGGAAACAGGGGGGACGGGGTAATAGCTCCGCGGACACAAGAGCACTCACCTTGCCATGCATCGTACATCTCAGTCTCCGGCTGGAAGATCGGGACGGAGCGACGATCATCCAGTGATTTGGGCAAGTCGTCTGGAAGTTCCTGTTTATTTTCGTAGAAGGACGCGGGGCTGTGTTCGCTGTAGTCATGGGGGTCGATGGGGTCATCTGAAGCCCCGCGCCGCGGTTCGATCATGTCCATCGTGGCGGGCTGGCTATCCGGTAGCGTTGTGGTGGGACATCAAAAGATTCAGATTTGCGGAGAGATCAAAGAACCCTCTCTGAGAGTAAGTTCTGTAAGGAGGGCACCCTCCACGCGTGGATTTTAGGTGTTGAAGggaggtgatgatgatgtgtAGGTGGTGGATTTGCTGTTCCGTTCCTGGACCAGCTCCCGCGATGCGGCCCCGAAGACCTCGGGAGATATGACGCAGCTTTGTAATGACCTTGGTATTCAGTGTTGGCGTGTATAATATTGAGGTGTAAAGCCGACAGAGGCCAATAATTGGTAGGCTGTTCTTAAAaaattccttttttttggattttagACTCAATTTCTATGTCTTCTACTAGTGTGTCGACCACAGGTTATGCATGCAAGGTTCATTGTACACAATTTAAGCTGCCTATGCTCTAACTCCAACACCAATAAAGCGGAAGATTTCTAACGAAAATTCAGCTTaaaagaaatcaaaaaaaagtagGCTAAAAAGATTACCAAATCACGTCACGAGGCCGCGTAAGGGGCTTTCTAGTTTTGTCATAGGTAAGTGGTGAACCCCTATTCTCCTACAAGAAATGCCTCCCTCCGAATTCTATTTCCCACCCGCTTATGATTGTATGATGTTAAATGTTAATTGATAGCGTTGGATAGGGTGAATGCAAGTTGATAGTAGGGAAAGAAGGCATAGCTTTCGAAGGGTTGGTACCGAATACAAGCTTAGCTGCAAATGCTTTAGACATATTGCTACCCATAAAAGAGGCACATGAGGCCCAAGTCCCCAAGAAGTATCGGCCTGTGACCCGGAGACAACAAGACTAAACAACAACATAGATGTATAAAAGAATATTGGCGACGCTATAGAGCGAACCACAAGGTAAGAGAATCTGACAGATTGACCGAAATAGGCATGATGATTACTATCATAAAGGGCTGGTAGACATTATAAACCAATCACGATGCTAGGTAGAGAGCGAACCGTGAACCGCGTAAGCGACTCTAAGGGGGTTGGAAATAGCAGTAACGCCTAGGCATTCCCAAAATTTCTGAACGCCGACATCAAATGTGAGGAGGGCTGAAATGGCCAAGGTCTGTACAAGGATGGCTGAAATTATGGAGTGGCAGATCCAAGTCATGTATAGATAAAACGTCTCCATTCATGGGGACAGCCTGGTTCGGCATTCAGCACCAACGAgacaaatgaaaaaaaaaaaaaattaaatgAACGATATTAACCAAAAGGGCCGGAAACAAAATGGCAAAGGGGCAAAGCAGCCTCTAGAAAGGGGGTATAAACTATCCAATCACGGATGGCAAGATTGCAGTACAGAAATGGATATAAAGAAACCAAAAGGACCAAGGGGAAGGGGGAAGGGGGAGGGGACAGTAAACGAGAGATTATTCAAGTGCTTTGCTGCGGGATTGAATTTCTTCCTCGGGGAGACAAGCAATCCACAGGCACCGTTCGATGATGCCCTGCACGGGCACAAACTTGTATTCTGTACTAGCGTCAATGAGACGGAGGAGGCTCTTAACGATTCGTGCCGCGGTGCGATAGCGCTCGAAGTTAACAAGTAAACCGCCATTGGTGTTATTAACTTGTGCGGGTTTCTGTGCATTATAAGTGAGGTCGTGGACGTATAGACCTGGAACGAAGTAAAGAGGAATCAGCAAACAAGATCTAGGGTGGCATTCAAGCAACCAGTTTTGAAACTCACCGATGAAGGGAATACAGCCTTCCTGCAAGTTGGCCGTTTCCATCTCGACACGCAAATCATTAAAATTGCGCACCGGCTGAATTAGGCACTCCATGTCCTTGAACAGCCGCTTATCCCCACTTGAAATCAGCTGCCACGTACGCTGCAGTCGGGAGCAATCAGACGAAGACAAAGCAATGGCGATCTGAAGCATCGTGGCATAATTGCAGATGCGGCGGGCATGCGCAGCTGTATGGATATACTTGATGATTGTGCGGGCCCGCTCGTTGATGTCACGGGTCAAGACAATCTCCGACAAGATCCATTTGACCATAAGGTTGAAGCGGCCCACGACCAAATCGATACCCTTTCGTTCCTCCTGTGTCAGGAACTGGACCCAGTTTGTTACTAATGGGCAGGCACTGCTCCATTTCATTTCGACCAGATCTCGCCAGTCAACTTCGCTCAGGGCAGCCATTTCGATTAATGTCAGTTGTTGTGCGAGGACTTGAGATTCACATGCTAAGATAAAGGGGACATGGTCGGGTAAAAAGGTGACAACGGGGGTTGGATCGGGACGATGGTTTTCCGAATTGGATAACACGTCACTCGAAACCTGCTGTATGTTTAGAGGACGCGAAGCAGAGTTGCTAACTTCTTTGTGTCGCGGGGATGTGTCGGGCGTAAGGGGCTGGGCCTGGAACAGGACCGTATTCAACGGCGAAGGGTATGAAGTAAAAGATCCCGGATGTTGGATGGTCATCGGTGGGGAGGGAGGTTGCGCTAGAGGATGAGATGGGATCCCAACGGTTGACGAACCGAGGCTGAGCGTGTCTGTCGAAAATCTTGCACCTATAGCTTCATGCGGATCAATCAGGTCGACGGACAGCTCAGAAGACAGAGCTGAGAAGCGCTTCGGAGTAACCTGACCAACATCGTAAATGGCCGAGGCCGGGGTGGTTGCTCCACGAGGAATGAGACGCATGCTGTCGGTTTTGTGCACAATTTGAATTGAGGGGTGCGGTGAGGCAAGTTCCGAAGTTTCATAGCTTGATACGAGGGTGAGTGGAGCACCGTGCGGGCCAGGTTGGATTGGCTGGCTTGTAGACTGCCATTTCATGGACTCGTCAGTCAATCCTCTTTCAAGAAGCGGAATCGAATCATATGACTCTTCAGACTCAGTGACAGAACCTGAATAATATCTAGGTGGTGCCAATCGACCCCCAACTGTGGAATACGCGGACTTGTCCGTCTGTCGCCTACGGGAAAGAACATCCCACCCAGGCCTGACCGTTTCGACACCCTCTGCGTGTGCAGACGAGGAGTTTCGAACGGCGTTGGGTGGCCCATCCCACTTTCCCTCCAGTTTTAACAGCGTTGACTCAATACCACCGTCGTCGTCATCAGGAATCTGTGCAAACTTCGCGATGACTGACTCAAAGGAACGTCTAGTTTGCTGGGAAGCGAGTGGCTGAATCAGTGAGTACTGAGGATTTGGAGGGATCAATGTTGAAGGAGGTCTTGAGGCAGTGCCATCAGATAGGGCCGTCCCGTCCACAACTGAGTCATCCCAAGACGCAAACGAGTCACGACAGGAAGGAGGCTCGGGTTCATCTCCAGTCTGCATTTGACGGAGGTTTCCACCTCGGCGCCTGCGAAGAACCGGCCCCGACTGTGTAGTGTTCTGTTCATGCATCGCATTTGAGTCGACAGTCGATTGAGTCGTCTCGCTGCTCATCGAAAGCCGCTGTCTTGAGACTCCACTTTGGAAAGACGCGTACTTTCTGAGCCGCAGAGAAAAAGAGTTCTTCATCTTTTTGATAGGCGTCGATCCGCCTTCAGCCGAAGACGATCTTTGCGGCATGAGAGGGCGAATGGGGTAGGATACGTTAGAATGAGCAGCAGATTCGTCGGCCTTGTAGCACATCGGTCGAAGGTATTCTCCCCCCGAGGGGATCGATTGCGTTGAGGCGTCATCGGGCACTTCGAGTTCCAGCGCTTCATGAGCATCATCATCGACAATTGGCATTGGTTCCTGTGCTGACCCTGACAAAGAAGGCATTTCGAACCCAGTATCATCGACAATGATGATTGATTCGCTGCCCATAGTGATACCGCTCCGAAATTTGGGATCTGAGTTGGGGGGATGCGTCGGGAAAAGATTAGAAACGTTGGATGAAGGCTCCTGCAGGGTCGCTTGATGAAAGTCAGAGGCAGCTGAAGGCTGGCTTCGGTCTTTCATCCCTTCCTGGTTCATGGCCAAGCGGTATTGTTTGAGGACCTCATCGCACAGTATATCAATACGACCTGGATGTTTTGGGACAGCAGCCATTTTCCTCTCCCGATAGAGCTCAGAGCCAAAAGCAAGTCCGATTGGCATTGCAGAAGTCTTCCCGCGGGAAGGCAACGAAATAGCTTCGTGGGAAGTCGTAATGAGAGCAGAGATACTCTGCCCACCGTTCCTCGTGTGCAATGCTCGCTTGATTGAGCCAATGATTGTTTTCATGCCCGAGTTAGGTGACAACTTGGGCACGTTCGGTGTACTCCGACGATCCGGATTTGGGGGTTTCAACGGCGGAAGAAGGAGCGGTGATTCCGGTACCATCGTTGTCATGAACGAATCCGCAGGAGGATACATTTGTCCCCGTATCAAACTGATCAGATCGAACATCTTCTGTGGTGCAGGTCCCGTTTCGGGCTCCATCACGAATATCGGCGGTCGATCCTCTCGCACCGAGTCTGAGAAGCTCCCGCTTCGTTTATGGCTATGGCTGTGGTATGGGCGCCGCGAGACCATGGGAGACACGGGTGACCTGGGTGGTTCATGAGCCCTAGACGGGGACTTGGAATTTGTGAGACCCAATACCACAGGGCGAGGCGCCTTGTCTTTCGATGCAGACAAGGACAAGCGCCTGGGGGATTTAGGTCGTAATGAACACGAGAGCGCCATCAAGCTTTGTTCGCTTTTAGCAGAGAGTGGAATGCTTTGCGCAGTTGCTGCAGAGTCAGTTCGATCATGCTGTATGGGGAAAGCAAGACTTTCGCGAACGGTGGAGTCGGTACGAGGCGTGATGCCATAAATGGGGACGTTCTGCTGCAGTTCCTCGGCTTTGGGCAACTCAATCTGGGCATCTCCAGGCACAATAGGGATTTCTGGGTCGTTACAGGCGCGAGACAAGTCGGGGGAAGCCCAGTAAACCGAACATTTGCCGTTCCAGCAACGCTTCaagtcaatgagaatctttCGATCACTCGAGCCGCCATTTTGTCGAGACCGGACCTCTGAATATAGCTTGTTGATGGTCTCACAGAAGTGGGTTCGAAGCTCGTAGTTTGTAACAAAGTCATCAACGAAGTAATTGAGAATCCAATGTCGCAAAGCCGCAAAAGTGCGAATCCTAATAATGCGTCCATCATCTTGTAGCCGGTTGATTGCCCACTTTAACCgcgcaagaagaagagccAAAAGGTGTGTGGTGGATAGGTATGAACGAAAGGTAAGGAAGAAGTCCGATACTAGTTCGTAGTCCATGAATGACTCGGAGGAGATCTGCGCAACAATTCGAGCAGGCGTGGCAGCACTAATATCCTTTGTCCCAGCTATGTATCGGACAACAGAACCATCATCCATATCATGCACCATCGTCTCATAGATAGATGGCTCAACCGGCTCTTTCAATTCATAGACCATGGAATTCCTCAGAGCCGGTGAAGCTCGGTTCATATCCATAGCCGCTGCAGTCCCCGAGAACATCGAAATTGCAAAAGATGGCCGATGCCGCGAGAAAGAGTCTCGAGGATATGGACCGTGAAGTACCGGCAGGAGGTCAGTCACACCCCCAAGCAGTGTTGAATTCCGAAAGTTGTCCGACATCGAGTTTCGCGTATAGGCAGGACTCTGCATCAGTGCGCTACCTTCGACGTTGAATCGCGGCGACCCGAGCCGATACCGCAGACTAGGAACCTCCAAGGTTGGTGTCGAGTTCTCATATGCAGACTTGGGGCGGTCTTCAGATCTATCGATCACGATGCGCAGCTCCCCACGCTTCCCTGCATCGGCTATCGATTGCTGCTCCGATACGGTCGAGAACGATATCGGTCTCATGCGGTGCTGGCTCAAGAGTTCGGGAGGAGGAGGCACAATGAGGACAGACTCGAAATCTTCGGGTTGTTGGCGCGGACGTAATTCAGAGAGCTGCGAGCTCGACCACCTGGATGGATCTGGGGCCTTGCGGGTATGTGCATGGCTCTGCGGCTGAAGGAGACTGGGTTTCGCGGTATCAACCGAAGAGAAGGATGCAGGCTGTGGGATTTTCTGGGACGGATTGGCAATCGGCCTAAGTCATTGAAATAGTTCCACTATCAGCAAGCTGCACACTATGTGACACAGCACGAGGAATGATGAATCGCTTGGTGTACCTGAGAAATATTTGGCCATTTTGGCCGACACTTCTTACGGTGAAATGGCCGACCTTCCTTCCGGGTGAACGTGCCTCTAGTGGGCCAAGGTGTGTTTGAGATCGTAGAAGCTCATGGCTATCCTTGGCGTTTATCTCAGTTGCTGTTTTCTCGCGTGCTGCCTTCAACTCTAGGTTCCGCTTAACGTTGCTGCCCTGGGCTACGGTATTGGCATGGCGAAGATTCGAGATTGGATCCTGGGGCACTCCACTAGACATTGAGTTGGAGGCTGGCAATTCATTGATTTGAACTTGCGGGCCCAAAAAGGCATCTTTGAACTCCGGCGGATCGATAGGAGGAAAGGGCTCCATGGCTTAAAAGCTGTGAGGACGCGAAATGCTCCCGTCGCGACGGGGCCAGGGTTTGTACCACTGGAAAAGGTCAGGGCAAAATCATCCAAAAAATAACATCACTTATATTATATGAGGTCAAAAGGGTTGAcgaaaaataaaaaaataaaaaaataaaataaaataaaaacTAAAGAAAACAATTTAAAAAGAAGGGAAGAAATTGGAGTGTTTTTGTGGAGATGACCCGACGCGGCGGAAGAACACTCTGGGAACTTTGTTTCGCAACTGGGAACGCTGGGGTTCTCTTTTCATACTTCGTAGAGCCCCTTTTTActggaggggggggggggagttgttttttttctacaGGATACTCTAAATATGTATTAATCTAACTCTTTTCCTTTATATATTTTTTATATCCTGACTTCTCTTTACACCACCAAGAGACTCTACAGAGTCTAT
The nucleotide sequence above comes from Penicillium digitatum chromosome 1, complete sequence. Encoded proteins:
- a CDS encoding Dilute gives rise to the protein MDMIEPRRGASDDPIDPHDYSEHSPASFYENKQELPDDLPKSLDDRRSVPIFQPETEMYDAWQGQSQYLTAPVAAKPLSFSLALDDHSHDDEHELRAHYGRDLEDSDARLMEMLAAQAAHREVDSLTADEETIAADENLSDDEKRDILQKSLNMAASNGDVERVRKLVQGQARTFVDVNKPDEEGTVPLIYASCFGHQEVVAALIVAGALVDRQDRNQWSALMWAMTNRHKTIAKILLDNGASPDIKSSSGGRAFDFTQPGSEISEYLHENGYSFGSGNIYDDFYDAGLAHGRFEEELAESEMKRRMMMEESAINLEVDLSSLGLDEKFEPFDEDEFGEDQQEFVWDRCLNDQMFVFQDNELERILDIIITNMTPQRSPSQKPVPANLLFLSARYAHYHASPELLTTLLSSAMEKINDVVERYQWDMTMQAFWLSNATLLLHYLKKDGGLVESTVEFQLHLAELINEIFVLVIRDAERRMNKVLDAAMLDHETIPGLEDVAFQNEWKLFRKNKSKNPEPDEKRFRPPSPRRRAQISPRNITSLLSSTLFVLDLYDVHSVITTQILSQLFYWLSAEIFNRIMSTKRYLARTKAMQIRMNVSSLEDWARTNNRVPEHYENGSTNSTGESTMDAARRHLAPLIQLLQWLQCFSSLGDDHESLVTTLLQFQQLTPAQLMHAVKSYRPEVGEKGLTKQAMNFLLDMQNDPEVLHREQQQIQEEKVTAAARPRPQAAADARPETPKDQPSAAPTSPDTGTSPGSAGASSQRTSMVATRSDERPGGGNSVFVDPTLFLPFSLPTSTDMLVTYGAGFGGTNRERARKYIPTVPPEVLSRFDRGDM
- a CDS encoding Guanine nucleotide exchange factor, putative, whose product is MEPFPPIDPPEFKDAFLGPQVQINELPASNSMSSGVPQDPISNLRHANTVAQGSNVKRNLELKAAREKTATEINAKDSHELLRSQTHLGPLEARSPGRKVGHFTVRSVGQNGQIFLRPIANPSQKIPQPASFSSVDTAKPSLLQPQSHAHTRKAPDPSRWSSSQLSELRPRQQPEDFESVLIVPPPPELLSQHRMRPISFSTVSEQQSIADAGKRGELRIVIDRSEDRPKSAYENSTPTLEVPSLRYRLGSPRFNVEGSALMQSPAYTRNSMSDNFRNSTLLGGVTDLLPVLHGPYPRDSFSRHRPSFAISMFSGTAAAMDMNRASPALRNSMVYELKEPVEPSIYETMVHDMDDGSVVRYIAGTKDISAATPARIVAQISSESFMDYELVSDFFLTFRSYLSTTHLLALLLARLKWAINRLQDDGRIIRIRTFAALRHWILNYFVDDFVTNYELRTHFCETINKLYSEVRSRQNGGSSDRKILIDLKRCWNGKCSVYWASPDLSRACNDPEIPIVPGDAQIELPKAEELQQNVPIYGITPRTDSTVRESLAFPIQHDRTDSAATAQSIPLSAKSEQSLMALSCSLRPKSPRRLSLSASKDKAPRPVVLGLTNSKSPSRAHEPPRSPVSPMVSRRPYHSHSHKRSGSFSDSVREDRPPIFVMEPETGPAPQKMFDLISLIRGQMYPPADSFMTTMVPESPLLLPPLKPPNPDRRSTPNVPKLSPNSGMKTIIGSIKRALHTRNGGQSISALITTSHEAISLPSRGKTSAMPIGLAFGSELYRERKMAAVPKHPGRIDILCDEVLKQYRLAMNQEGMKDRSQPSAASDFHQATLQEPSSNVSNLFPTHPPNSDPKFRSGITMGSESIIIVDDTGFEMPSLSGSAQEPMPIVDDDAHEALELEVPDDASTQSIPSGGEYLRPMCYKADESAAHSNVSYPIRPLMPQRSSSAEGGSTPIKKMKNSFSLRLRKYASFQSGVSRQRLSMSSETTQSTVDSNAMHEQNTTQSGPVLRRRRGGNLRQMQTGDEPEPPSCRDSFASWDDSVVDGTALSDGTASRPPSTLIPPNPQYSLIQPLASQQTRRSFESVIAKFAQIPDDDDGGIESTLLKLEGKWDGPPNAVRNSSSAHAEGVETVRPGWDVLSRRRQTDKSAYSTVGGRLAPPRYYSGSVTESEESYDSIPLLERGLTDESMKWQSTSQPIQPGPHGAPLTLVSSYETSELASPHPSIQIVHKTDSMRLIPRGATTPASAIYDVGQVTPKRFSALSSELSVDLIDPHEAIGARFSTDTLSLGSSTVGIPSHPLAQPPSPPMTIQHPGSFTSYPSPLNTVLFQAQPLTPDTSPRHKEVSNSASRPLNIQQVSSDVLSNSENHRPDPTPVVTFLPDHVPFILACESQVLAQQLTLIEMAALSEVDWRDLVEMKWSSACPLVTNWVQFLTQEERKGIDLVVGRFNLMVKWILSEIVLTRDINERARTIIKYIHTAAHARRICNYATMLQIAIALSSSDCSRLQRTWQLISSGDKRLFKDMECLIQPVRNFNDLRVEMETANLQEGCIPFIGLYVHDLTYNAQKPAQVNNTNGGLLVNFERYRTAARIVKSLLRLIDASTEYKFVPVQGIIERCLWIACLPEEEIQSRSKALE